A genomic segment from Gavia stellata isolate bGavSte3 chromosome 6, bGavSte3.hap2, whole genome shotgun sequence encodes:
- the LOC132317201 gene encoding gastrula zinc finger protein XlCGF52.1-like, whose translation MQPGAVTFKDVAVYFSPEEWVELAAWQRELYHEVMMDNCDLVASLGCESKLIHKMEPGDESRGAVPYGAGDGGAPDASGTSAWGGTAGEDLSEDGDRGRWVPCASPPGAAEELGYPTLCSGWCDAEPGAWAGDARRELPGWDRGEQALEEPVAAGGGLLICGTCGQNFEDEAGLSAHQGEHLRPAPSYQCGACGKAFRHHRNLLTHKKHRGRRRHACTECSRTFCLKGDLLRHRASHGGEGGYACPLCGDSFRHKRDLQAHRKEHAGAARPRCPECEKCFEDEASLSRHRAAHCEERPFLCGRCDRSFSWKESLIIHQRSHAQERSHKCPDCGRGFSRSGNLLVHQRVHTGERPFACAQCDKSFCNKANLITHKKLHRRYKTFACAQCRLGFSSKSKLLLHQRAHAEGDGGGTPGTGDEPAGCRGTPATTHSRGCC comes from the exons ATGCAGCCG GGTGCGGTGACGTTCAAGGACGTGGCGGTCTACTTCTCGCCCGAGGAGTGGGTAGAGCTGGCGGCGTGGCAGCGGGAGCTCTACCACGAGGTGATGATGGACAACTGTGACCTGGTCGCCAGCCTGG GCTGCGAGTCCAAACTCATCCACAAAATGGAGCCCGGGGACGAGTCGCGCGGGGCGGTTCCCTACGGCGCGGGCGACGGCGGAGCTCCTGACGCCTCTGGCACCT ctgcctggggcgGGACGGCCGGCGAGGACCTGTCTGAGGACGGCGACCGGGGACGCTGGGTCCCGTGCGCGTCACCACCCGGGGCGGCCGAGGAGTTGGGGTACCCCACGCTCTGCTCCGGCTGGTGCGACGCGGAGCCGGGGGCGTGGGCCGGGGACGCCCGCCGGGAGCTGCCGGGGTGGGATCGGGGGGAGCAGGCGCTGGAGGAGCCcgtggcggcgggcggggggctgctCATCTGCGGCACCTGCGGGCAGAACTTCGAGGACGAGGCCGGGCTGAGCGCGCACCAGGGCGAGCACCTGCGCCCGGCGCCTTCCTACCAGTGCGGCGCCTGCGGCAAGGCTTTCCGCCACCACCGCAACCTCCTGACGCACAAGAAGCACCGGGGCCGGCGCCGGCACGCCTGCACGGAGTGCAGCAGGACCTTCTGCTTGAAAGGGGACCTGCTGCGGCACCGGGCGAGCCACGGCGGCGAGGGCGGCTACGCCTGCCCGCTCTGCGGGGACAGCTTCCGCCACAAGCGCGACCTGCAGGCGCACCGCAAGGAGCACGCCGGCGCCGCGCGCCCCAGGTGCCCCGAGTGCGAGAAGTGCTTCGAGGACGAGGCCAGCCTGAGCCGGCACCGGGCCGCCCACTGCGAGGAGCGACCCTTCCTCTGCGGGCGCTGCGACCGCAGCTTCAGCTGGAAGGAGAGCCTGATCATCCACCAGCGCAGCCACGCGCAGGAGCGCTCCCACAAGTGTCCCGACTGCGGCCGCGGCTTCAGCCGCAGCGGCAACCTGCTGGTGCACCAGCGGGTGCACACGGGCGAGCGGCCCTTCGCCTGCGCCCAGTGCGACAAGTCCTTCTGCAACAAGGCCAACCTCATCACGCACAAGAAGCTGCACCGGCGCTACAAGACCTTCGCCTGCGCCCAGTGCCGGCTGGGCTTCAGCTCCAAGagcaagctgctgctgcaccagCGGGCGCACGCAGAGGGGGACGGCGGCGGGACCCCGGGGACAGGGGACGAGCCGGCGGGCTGCCGGGGGACCCCCGCCACCACCCACTCCCGTGGGTGCTGCTGA
- the LOC132317200 gene encoding tigger transposable element-derived protein 3-like: MAAGAAPQEPVTFEEVAVCFSAGEWRALAGWQRGLYTEVMMENYQLVTSMGSAGPKPEVILKLERGEEPHRGDPPAAPAGGSLQAPGTGDPPGRQLSGCAATTATASKRKELSLADRVRLLQALESPSASLSSVAKLFGISKSQAGRIGRRREQILADWRTNANPLRKRKREGKGGEVEDALFAWFQQALARGERLSGPILKAKAQELALSSGRDFEATDGWLCRWKTRHNIVFKRHQGGKADADVGSAQSWVSEVLPALLDGYGAQDIFSAEETGLLYRGYPERAQVPGDPQGLGGKRARHRVSVLCCTNHTGTEKRRLLVVGRSRRPRCLPKDPRVLPVTYASSANALVTARVFQEWILRWDQELCRHRRRVVLFVGRSSAHPPELRTKLRNIRLVFFPPDTSSITQPMGVGIIRNLKGHYRALVLARAAQDPALARAGRAAEIAGQVTLLDAIYLLHKAWRLVQPATVQSCFWKAGFHLVPLERREADRLPLADVPRPPFISERDFLAFVGMDAAEPAVGEAAGEDCSLVQQGRWDAGAAGGEEEEEGEPEAGSAVTAAEALAGLSTAMKWCQLRGLVYHWEWLLEMEGTLRMAVVAEATRGALPARTGYAPGTAP; encoded by the exons ATGGCTGCGGGCGCCGCACCGCAG GAGCCGGTGACCTTCGAGGAGGTGGCCGTCTGCTTCTCGGCGGGGGAGTGGAGGGCGCTGGCGGGGTGGCAGAGGGGGCTCTACACGGAGGTGATGATGGAGAACTACCAGCTGGTCACCTCCATGG GCTCGGCCGGCCCCAAGCCGGAGGTGATCCTGAAGCTGGAGCGAGGGGAAGAGCCGCACCGGGGGGACCCCCCGGCCGCGCCCGCGGGAGGGAGCCTGCAAGCCCCCGGCACAG GGGACCCCCCTGGGCGCCAGCTCTCCGGCTGcgccgccaccaccgccaccGCTTCCAAGAGGAAGGAGCTCTCCTTGGCCGACCGGGTGAGGCTGCTGCAGGCGCTGGAGTCGCCCTCCGCCTCCCTCTCCAGCGTGGCCAAGCTCTTCGGCATCTCCAAGAGCCAGGCGGGAAGGATCGGCCGGCGCCGGGAGCAGATCCTGGCCGACTGGCGCACCAACGCCAACCCGCTGCGCAAGCGCAAGCGGGAGGGCAAAGGTGGGGAGGTGGAGGACGCGCTCTTCGCCTGGTTCCAGCAGGCGCTGGCCCGCGGCGAGCGCCTCTCGGGACCCATCCTGAAGGCCAAGGCGCAGGAGCTGGCCCTGAGCTCGGGCCGGGACTTCGAGGCCACCGACGGCTGGCTGTGCCGGTGGAAGACCCGCCACAACATCGTCTTCAAGCGGCACCAGGGCGGGAAGGCGGACGCGGACGTTGGCAGCGCCCAGAGCTGGGTGAGCGAGGTGCTGCCCGCCCTCCTGGACGGCTACGGTGCCCAGGACATCTTCAGCGCGGAAGAGACGGGGCTGCTGTACCGTGGCTACCCGGAGCGGGCGCAGGTCCCCGGGGACCCCCAGGGGCTGGGCGGCAAGAGGGCCAGGCACCGGGTCTCCGTCCTCTGCTGCACCAACCACACCGGCACGGAGAAGCGGCGTTTGCTGGTGGTGGGCAGGAGCCGGCGGCCGCGCTGCCTGCCTAAGGACCCGCGCGTGCTGCCGGTCACCTACGCCAGCTCGGCCAACGCGTTGGTGACGGCACGCGTTTTCCAGGAGTGGATCCTGCGGTGGGACCAGGAGCTTTGCCGCCACCGCCGCAGGGTTGTGCTCTTTGTGGGCCGCAGCAGCGCCCACCCCCCCGAGCTGAGGACCAAGCTGCGCAACATCAGGCTGGTTTTCTTCCCCCCCGACACCTCCAGCATCACCCAGCCCATGGGCGTGGGCATCATCCGCAACCTGAAGGGCCACTACCGGGCGCTGGTGCTGGCCAGGGCGGCGCAGGACCCGGCGCTggcccgggcggggcgggcggccgaGATTGCCGGCCAGGTGACGCTGCTGGATGCCATCTACCTCCTGCACAAGGCCTGGAGGTTGGTGCAGCCGGCCACggtgcagagctgcttctggAAAGCCGGCTTCCACCTGGTGCCGCTGGAGCGGCGGGAGGCCGACCGGCTGCCGCTGGCGGACGTGCCGCGGCCGCCCTTCATCAGCGAGCGGGACTTCCTGGCCTTCGTCGGCATGGACGCGGCGGAGCCGGCCGTGGGCGAGGCGGCAGGCGAGGATTGCTCGCTGGTGCAGCAGGGCCGGTGGGAcgccggggctgcgggcggggaggaggaggaggagggtgagcCGGAGGCCGGGAGCGCCGTCACAGCCGCCGAGGCGCTGGCCGGGCTGTCCACAGCCATGAAGTGGTGCCAGCTCCGGGGGCTGGTCTACCACTGGGAGTGGCTGCTGGAGATGGAGGGCACCCTGCGGATGGCCGTCGTGGCCGAGGCCACCCGGGGCGCGCTCCCGGCACGCACCGGCTACGCGCCCGGCACCGCGCCGTAG